Proteins encoded in a region of the Triticum dicoccoides isolate Atlit2015 ecotype Zavitan chromosome 3A, WEW_v2.0, whole genome shotgun sequence genome:
- the LOC119267821 gene encoding uncharacterized protein LOC119267821: MMNQGLGPFGVFCYYQYSDYAVGDGGTGEGTDAEATMSTSGEECEHPEYIIRGPPPAIQYCGELEKYCHWGNEVKLYQHHVNTLFAMFRRKKADIKYYVCTINKTFSKPGQRVYFQVYYTEKT; this comes from the exons ATGATGAATCAGGGCCTTGGGCCATTTGGTGTATTTTGTTACTATCAATATTCTGACTACGCTGTTGGCGATGGTGGAACTGGAGAGGGTACAGATGCGGAGGCGACAATGTCGACTTCG GGTGAAGAATGTGAGCATCCAGAGTATATCATTCGCG GGCCACCCCCTGCTATCCAGTACTGCGGAGAGCTTGAAAAATACTGTCACTGGGGCAATGAAGTTAAGCTCTATCAGCACCATGTGAACACCTTGTTTGCCATGTTCCGCCGCAAAAAGGCAGACATCAAATACTATGTGTGCACCATCAACAAAACATTTTCAAAGCCAGGCCAGCGCGTG TATTTTCAGGTTTACTACACTGAAAAAACCTGA